One genomic region from Spodoptera frugiperda isolate SF20-4 chromosome 21, AGI-APGP_CSIRO_Sfru_2.0, whole genome shotgun sequence encodes:
- the LOC118280287 gene encoding glucose-1-phosphatase — translation MAAGFIVFMCIVVASKGIDINSLKLEQVVMLGRHNIRTPLTEGLELYSSKPWPKWNDAAGILTPKGLRFEGYIAEYISQWLDTEDFFEGCPQKDDVLIYANTKSRTLESAKAFAETAFNNCNISVQHYENLGAFDPLFLPIFHNKTEAFKKQVAEEMKKRLSEMNLTHAYTELGRILNIKDADICKKLFMCDLNTQQSEIVLEDGEEPNVNGPLYIANAVVDAFIMSYYEGRPMSDVAWGQIETDQQWDLLAKIITENQNIRFKLQSAAKDIASPLLKYMFNIFNSGKPKFTLLVGHDSNLNSVLTALEFKPFERKLQFEPYPIGGKIVFQKFSDRKGQYLKVEYIYPTTKQLRDGEKLTSNNPPQRITLELNGCPISPTGYCQWSEFMKLNELFD, via the coding sequence atgGCGGCgggatttattgtttttatgtgcATTGTTGTCGCGAGCAAAGGCATTGATATAAACAGCCTGAAGCTAGAACAGGTTGTTATGTTAGGCCGTCACAATATACGCACGCCTTTGACTGAAGGCTTGGAGTTGTACTCGTCGAAACCGTGGCCGAAATGGAACGATGCAGCTGGGATATTGACGCCAAAGGGACTAAGGTTTGAAGGATATATCGCTGAATATATTTCCCAGTGGCTAGATACTGAAGATTTTTTCGAAGGATGCCCGCAAAAGGACGACGTGCTTATCTATGCGAATACGAAATCAAGGACTCTAGAATCAGCAAAGGCGTTTGCTGAAACAGCGTtcaataattgtaatattagtGTGCAACATTACGAAAATTTAGGTGCTTTCGACCCACTCTTCTTGCCAATATTTCACAACAAAACTGAAGCGTTTAAAAAGCAGGTAGCTGAAGAGATGAAGAAACGTCTATCAGAAATGAATTTAACGCACGCATACACTGAATTGGGGAGGATATTGAACATTAAGGATGCAGATATATGTAAGAAACTGTTTATGTGTGATTTGAATACCCAACAGAGTGAAATTGTCCTTGAAGACGGCGAAGAGCCCAATGTGAATGGACCTCTGTACATAGCCAATGCAGTGGTGGACGCGTTCATCATGAGCTATTATGAAGGGCGACCGATGTCTGATGTAGCATGGGGCCAAATCGAAACAGATCAGCAATGGGACTTACTAGCAAAAATCATCACTGAGAACCAGAATATAAGGTTTAAATTACAAAGCGCTGCAAAAGACATAGCAAGTCCACTCCTAAAgtatatgtttaatattttcaacaGTGGGAAGCCGAAATTCACCCTACTCGTAGGACACGATTCCAATTTGAATTCCGTGTTAACCGCATTAGAATTTAAGCCGTTCGAAAGGAAACTTCAATTTGAACCTTATCCAATAGGTGGGAAGATTGTTTTTCAAAAGTTCAGTGATAGGAAGGGTCAGTATCTGAAGGTAGAGTACATATATCCTACTACTAAACAGTTGAGGGATGGTGAAAAACTCACGTCGAACAATCCCCCCCAAAGAATAACATTGGAATTAAACGGGTGTCCCATATCGCCTACTGGATACTGCCAATGGAGTGagtttatgaaattaaatgaattatttgaCTAA